Proteins encoded by one window of Govania unica:
- a CDS encoding cytochrome b/b6 domain-containing protein, whose translation MTGPQVKIRIWDAPVRIFHWSIVGLMGLSWWSVEQGDMELHQWSGITVLTLVLARILWGFYGSSTARFRHFLVGPGRMIMYLSAIAARKVPPVAGHTPTGGWMIVLLLLLILLQPTLGLFATDDILFEGPLYGFVSQELSYTLTALHKSLFNILLVSAGLHILAALYYQFILREKIIPPMVTGWRLWHAPLPRPLQFINPLWALLTLGIVGAVVYQVILSS comes from the coding sequence ATGACCGGGCCGCAGGTAAAAATCCGTATTTGGGATGCGCCGGTGCGGATCTTTCACTGGTCCATCGTCGGTCTGATGGGCCTGAGCTGGTGGAGCGTCGAGCAAGGCGACATGGAGCTTCATCAATGGTCGGGAATAACTGTTCTGACGCTGGTGCTCGCCCGCATTCTCTGGGGCTTCTACGGCAGCAGCACAGCGCGCTTTCGGCATTTTCTCGTCGGCCCCGGCCGCATGATTATGTATCTGAGCGCCATAGCCGCGCGCAAGGTGCCGCCCGTCGCCGGACATACGCCCACCGGCGGCTGGATGATTGTTTTGCTGTTGCTGCTGATCCTGCTGCAACCCACGCTCGGGCTGTTTGCCACCGATGATATTCTTTTTGAAGGGCCGCTCTATGGCTTCGTCAGTCAGGAGCTCTCCTATACCCTGACCGCCCTCCATAAAAGCCTGTTCAATATCCTGCTGGTCAGCGCCGGATTGCATATCCTCGCGGCGCTCTATTACCAGTTCATACTGCGGGAAAAAATCATCCCGCCCATGGTCACCGGTTGGCGTCTGTGGCACGCACCCTTGCCGCGTCCGCTGCAATTCATCAATCCGCTCTGGGCGCTGCTCACACTCGGGATTGTCGGTGCGGTGGTCTATCAGGTCATCCTGTCCTCATAG
- the glpD gene encoding glycerol-3-phosphate dehydrogenase, with protein MPQYDPTPTPDLYDLLIIGGGINGVGIARDAAGRGLRVLLAEAHDLASATSSASSKLIHGGLRYLEQYEFRLVRESLAEREVMLKIAPHLVHPMTFVMPHNKRLRPAWMLRIGLFLYDHMGGKHSLPASRGLDLAHLPEGLPLRPELTRGFSYADCAVDDARLVVVTSMDAAERGAHILTRSRVTSARPENGIWNVTINGRTLHARALVNAAGPWAGTVDHEVIGLPQRTPLRLVKGSHIIVPRLYAGDQAYILQAADRRVIFVMPFGPDHNLIGTTDLELTAMPDSPAITTAEIDYLCATVGDYFHKPPKAADVVGSFAGVRPLYDDGDGNASNVTRDYVLKLQTLDAAPLLSVYGGKLTTHRRLAEAVLHKLAPHFPKLGPAWTATAPLPGGDLGTDSFREFLAESACRYPWLPHALLDRYARAYGDRLHFLLNGCEDMSDLGPEILPGLHAREVAYLWNHEWARTAEDILWRRSKLGLGCADPAPLTAWLQSFDGSKGVSL; from the coding sequence GTGCCACAGTATGACCCTACACCCACACCAGATCTTTATGATCTTCTGATCATTGGCGGCGGCATCAATGGCGTGGGCATTGCCCGGGACGCCGCAGGACGCGGGCTGCGTGTCCTGCTCGCCGAAGCCCATGATCTCGCCTCGGCCACCTCCTCGGCGTCGAGCAAACTCATTCATGGCGGGCTGCGTTATCTCGAACAATATGAATTCCGGCTGGTGCGGGAATCCCTTGCCGAACGCGAGGTGATGCTGAAAATCGCCCCGCATCTTGTCCATCCCATGACCTTCGTTATGCCGCATAACAAGCGCCTGCGCCCGGCCTGGATGCTGCGCATCGGGCTTTTTCTTTATGATCATATGGGCGGCAAACACAGCTTGCCTGCCTCGCGCGGGCTCGATCTCGCCCATCTGCCCGAAGGTCTGCCGCTCCGGCCCGAACTCACACGCGGTTTCAGCTATGCCGATTGCGCCGTCGATGACGCCCGCCTCGTGGTCGTCACCAGCATGGATGCCGCCGAACGCGGCGCTCATATCCTGACCCGCAGCCGGGTCACCAGCGCCCGGCCCGAAAACGGCATCTGGAACGTGACCATCAATGGCAGGACGCTGCATGCCCGTGCGCTCGTCAATGCCGCCGGACCCTGGGCCGGGACCGTCGATCACGAGGTGATCGGCCTGCCGCAACGCACCCCGCTCCGGCTGGTGAAGGGCAGCCATATTATCGTGCCGCGTCTTTATGCCGGTGATCAGGCCTATATCCTGCAAGCCGCTGACCGGCGGGTGATTTTCGTCATGCCCTTTGGCCCCGACCATAACCTGATCGGCACCACCGATCTTGAACTGACCGCCATGCCGGACAGCCCGGCCATCACGACGGCAGAGATCGACTATCTCTGTGCGACGGTCGGCGATTATTTCCACAAGCCCCCGAAAGCCGCCGACGTGGTCGGAAGCTTTGCCGGCGTGCGCCCGCTTTATGACGACGGCGACGGCAACGCCTCGAACGTCACTCGCGATTATGTGCTGAAGCTTCAGACCCTCGACGCCGCGCCCCTGCTCTCGGTCTATGGCGGCAAGCTCACCACCCATCGCCGTCTGGCCGAAGCGGTGCTTCATAAGCTCGCGCCGCATTTCCCCAAGCTCGGGCCCGCCTGGACGGCCACAGCCCCGCTTCCCGGCGGCGATCTCGGCACCGACAGCTTCCGCGAGTTCCTGGCCGAAAGCGCCTGCCGCTACCCCTGGCTGCCACACGCCCTCCTGGATCGTTATGCCCGCGCCTATGGCGACCGTCTGCATTTCCTGTTGAACGGCTGCGAGGATATGAGCGATCTCGGGCCGGAAATTCTGCCCGGCCTCCATGCCCGGGAGGTCGCCTATTTATGGAACCATGAATGGGCCCGCACGGCCGAGGATATTCTTTGGCGACGCAGCAAGCTTGGACTCGGGTGCGCCGATCCGGCGCCGCTTACCGCCTGGCTTCAGAGTTTCGACGGCTCGAAAGGCGTGTCCCTATGA
- the glpK gene encoding glycerol kinase GlpK yields the protein MLLLSIDQGTTSTRAMLFDRDGRVRAAAQQEHQQIYPAPGEIEHDADEIWTRTLAVTRAALAQADAPVVALGITNQRETVVIWDARTGAPIANAIVWQDRRTADFCAGLKAHEAEVTARTGLLLDPYFSASKIVWLLDHVPGARGRAERGELRMGTMDCFLLWRLTGGRVHATDATNASRTMLYNIHDGRWDDWLLDLFGVPKSLLPEVRDSVAAFGVTDPALFGQAIPITGIAGDQQAATVGQACFAPGMVKCTHGTGSFLMLNTGARAVPSQHHLLTTIAYQFDGKPTYALEGSVFSAGVSIKWLRDGLGLIGSAAEADALAERAGPHKGVYLVPAFSGLGAPYWDAAARGVICGLTAGSDAGDLARAALEAVAYQTRDLVAAMTAEFAGDAGASVLRVDGGLTNSRWLMRFMADMLGRPVDVPDVAETTALGAAFLAGLGAGVYDGLDDIAAHWRRAARYEPTMPEPERRALYAGWQAAVRRTLG from the coding sequence ATGTTGCTGCTCAGCATCGATCAGGGCACCACGAGCACGCGGGCCATGCTGTTTGATCGCGATGGCCGGGTGCGGGCGGCGGCACAACAGGAACATCAGCAGATCTATCCGGCCCCCGGGGAAATTGAACATGACGCCGACGAAATCTGGACCCGGACCCTTGCGGTGACGCGGGCGGCGCTCGCTCAGGCGGATGCGCCGGTGGTGGCGCTCGGCATTACCAATCAGCGGGAGACGGTGGTGATCTGGGACGCCCGGACCGGCGCGCCCATCGCCAACGCCATCGTCTGGCAGGACCGGCGCACGGCGGATTTCTGCGCCGGGTTGAAGGCCCATGAGGCCGAGGTCACAGCGCGCACGGGGCTGTTGCTTGATCCCTATTTCTCCGCGAGCAAGATCGTCTGGTTGCTTGACCATGTGCCCGGGGCGCGGGGCCGGGCCGAGCGGGGCGAGCTTCGCATGGGCACCATGGATTGCTTTTTGCTGTGGCGGCTGACCGGGGGGCGGGTGCATGCGACCGATGCCACCAATGCGTCACGCACCATGCTTTACAATATTCATGACGGGCGCTGGGACGACTGGTTGCTCGATCTGTTCGGCGTGCCGAAAAGCCTGTTGCCGGAGGTGCGCGATTCAGTGGCGGCGTTCGGGGTGACGGACCCGGCCCTGTTCGGGCAGGCCATCCCCATCACCGGGATTGCCGGGGATCAGCAGGCGGCGACGGTGGGGCAGGCGTGTTTTGCCCCCGGCATGGTGAAATGCACCCATGGCACGGGGTCGTTTCTGATGCTGAATACGGGGGCGCGGGCGGTGCCGTCGCAGCATCACTTGCTCACCACCATCGCCTATCAGTTTGACGGCAAACCGACCTATGCCCTTGAGGGCAGCGTGTTCAGCGCTGGGGTCAGCATCAAATGGCTGCGCGACGGGCTCGGGCTCATCGGGTCTGCGGCGGAGGCGGATGCGCTGGCCGAACGGGCCGGGCCGCATAAGGGGGTTTATCTGGTTCCGGCCTTCAGCGGGCTTGGCGCGCCCTATTGGGATGCGGCGGCGCGCGGGGTGATCTGCGGGCTTACGGCAGGCAGCGACGCGGGCGATCTTGCCCGGGCGGCGCTTGAGGCGGTGGCCTATCAGACCCGCGATCTGGTGGCTGCCATGACTGCTGAATTTGCGGGTGATGCCGGGGCCTCGGTCCTGCGGGTCGATGGTGGCCTGACCAACAGCCGTTGGCTCATGCGCTTCATGGCCGACATGCTCGGCCGGCCGGTGGATGTGCCGGACGTGGCCGAGACCACGGCTTTGGGGGCAGCGTTTCTCGCTGGGCTCGGGGCCGGGGTTTATGACGGGCTTGACGATATTGCCGCCCACTGGCGTCGCGCCGCGCGTTATGAGCCGACCATGCCGGAGCCTGAACGCAGGGCGCTTTATGCCGGGTGGCAGGCTGCGGTGCGACGTACCCTCGGTTGA
- a CDS encoding hydrolase has product MLLEQSRSQLLVIDIQDRLAPHIANINEVVDNSAVLLAAAQRLDIPVTVTEQYVRGLGPTVEPLQPFIEGVKVFEKLHFSAVADPAIRRHLQQIDQSGGRNQIVICGIEAHVCVLQTALALARAGQNVAVVIDAVGSRRTESLDAARARLLQNGIEVVTTEMVLFEWLHVAGTDIFKDLSKLIQ; this is encoded by the coding sequence ATGTTGCTCGAACAAAGCCGGTCACAGTTGCTGGTTATTGATATTCAGGACCGTCTCGCCCCGCATATCGCCAATATCAACGAGGTGGTGGACAATAGCGCGGTGCTGCTCGCCGCCGCCCAGCGGCTCGATATCCCGGTCACGGTGACGGAACAATATGTGCGCGGGCTCGGCCCCACGGTCGAACCGCTCCAACCCTTCATCGAAGGGGTCAAGGTCTTTGAAAAGCTTCATTTTTCCGCCGTGGCCGATCCCGCCATCCGGCGCCATCTGCAACAGATCGATCAGTCGGGCGGCCGCAATCAGATCGTGATCTGCGGCATCGAGGCCCATGTCTGCGTGTTACAGACCGCGCTCGCCCTCGCCCGCGCGGGTCAGAATGTGGCGGTGGTCATCGATGCCGTGGGCTCACGCCGCACGGAAAGCCTCGACGCCGCCCGCGCCCGCCTGCTCCAGAACGGCATCGAGGTGGTGACCACGGAAATGGTTCTGTTCGAATGGCTGCATGTGGCCGGCACCGACATCTTCAAGGACCTGTCGAAGCTTATTCAATAA
- a CDS encoding aldehyde dehydrogenase family protein, which produces MDAIADQRARLNKAAADFVAKPKKLLIDGEWVDAKSGKTFSTVDPATGLEITRLAEGDAADVDVAARAARRAFEEGEWPRLRPRDRQRLLLKLADLVEAHADELAEIEALDNGKPVTYARFVDVNMAVDFLRYMAGWATKIEGTTLDLSTGFTPDDQFFAYVRKEAVGVVGQIIPWNFPLVMAAWKLGPALATGCTVLLKPAEQTSLSALRLGELVMEAGFPKGVVNIITGFGGTAGAAIVEHPEVDKIAFTGSTAVGKLIGMAAMKTMKRVSLELGGKSPVVVMADANLETAIPGAAMAVFFNMGQVCTAGSRLFVERKVFDQVTEGVAEVAKSMKIGAGLDPASQLGPLVSAVQRDRVMAYIQSGLAEGGRALTGGQVIGGAGCFVEPTVFVDVNSSMKVVREEIFGPVVVAQPIDDIANIPAMANDTIYGLGASIWSNNLSFVHRLVPKIKAGTVWVNCHNFLDPALPFGGYKQSGVGREMGRAVLDLYTESKSVLMQI; this is translated from the coding sequence ATGGATGCCATTGCTGATCAACGCGCACGGCTTAACAAGGCCGCCGCCGATTTTGTCGCCAAGCCGAAAAAGCTGCTGATTGATGGCGAATGGGTTGATGCCAAAAGCGGCAAGACCTTTTCGACCGTCGATCCTGCCACCGGCCTTGAAATCACGCGTCTGGCCGAGGGTGACGCCGCCGATGTGGACGTCGCCGCCCGCGCCGCCCGCCGCGCCTTTGAGGAGGGAGAATGGCCGCGCCTCCGCCCGCGCGACCGTCAGCGCTTGCTGTTGAAGCTCGCCGATCTTGTGGAGGCCCATGCCGATGAACTGGCCGAGATCGAGGCCCTTGATAACGGCAAGCCGGTGACCTATGCGCGTTTTGTCGATGTCAATATGGCGGTGGATTTCCTGCGCTATATGGCTGGCTGGGCGACCAAGATCGAAGGCACCACGCTTGATCTGTCGACCGGGTTCACCCCGGACGATCAGTTTTTCGCTTATGTGCGCAAGGAAGCGGTTGGCGTCGTCGGTCAGATCATCCCGTGGAATTTCCCACTGGTGATGGCAGCCTGGAAACTTGGTCCGGCGCTTGCGACTGGCTGCACGGTGCTGCTGAAGCCGGCTGAACAGACCTCGCTCTCGGCCCTGCGTCTCGGCGAACTGGTGATGGAGGCCGGGTTCCCGAAGGGTGTGGTCAATATCATCACTGGCTTTGGCGGAACCGCAGGCGCGGCTATTGTCGAGCATCCGGAAGTGGACAAGATCGCCTTCACCGGCTCGACCGCTGTCGGCAAGCTCATCGGCATGGCGGCCATGAAGACCATGAAGCGGGTGTCTTTGGAACTCGGCGGCAAATCGCCGGTGGTTGTGATGGCCGATGCCAATCTTGAAACAGCGATCCCGGGCGCGGCTATGGCTGTGTTCTTCAATATGGGTCAGGTCTGCACCGCCGGTTCGCGTCTGTTCGTCGAACGCAAGGTGTTCGATCAGGTGACCGAGGGTGTGGCGGAGGTGGCCAAATCCATGAAGATCGGTGCCGGGCTTGATCCGGCGAGCCAGCTTGGGCCCTTGGTGTCAGCGGTGCAGCGTGATCGGGTGATGGCTTATATCCAGTCCGGTCTGGCCGAAGGCGGCCGTGCGCTTACGGGCGGTCAGGTCATCGGCGGCGCCGGTTGTTTCGTGGAGCCGACGGTGTTTGTCGACGTAAACTCCAGCATGAAGGTCGTGCGGGAGGAAATCTTCGGCCCGGTCGTGGTGGCGCAACCCATTGACGATATTGCCAATATCCCGGCCATGGCCAATGACACCATTTATGGCCTCGGGGCCAGCATCTGGAGTAACAATCTAAGCTTCGTGCATCGTCTGGTACCGAAGATCAAGGCCGGGACGGTGTGGGTCAATTGCCATAACTTCCTTGACCCGGCGCTGCCGTTTGGCGGCTACAAGCAATCGGGGGTCGGCCGCGAGATGGGCCGGGCAGTTCTCGATCTTTATACCGAAAGCAAGTCGGTTCTCATGCAGATCTGA
- the feaR gene encoding transcriptional regulator FeaR: MTYAPEHMATETGQFEYWEQAVTGVCGALSAEPIRDRPFRGLVKMRRAGTINIVEHHSDIDRLIWTDRHIASAREEFCFLVVQRQGRTRLFQNGADSVIGPGDCVLVDSLRPVEFRYDSSGVDQLSFHLPRSQLVQRLSSRDVPCGHVLGGGSGSGAVLVAFARALYEQASTLAHDQTGFSDSLIDLLVAALSSGDQSLDGDSGGTAALQRRRIMSYLEQNLQDPDLSPGRVAADLGISIRHLHRLFSESGQSVSDWIWRQRLDRAARDLVEPRLRGRSILDIAFDWGFNDASHFSRAFRAVHGRSPREHRRLSTV, encoded by the coding sequence ATGACCTACGCGCCCGAGCATATGGCGACAGAAACAGGCCAGTTTGAATATTGGGAACAGGCTGTCACCGGCGTGTGCGGGGCCCTGTCGGCCGAACCCATACGTGACCGTCCCTTTCGCGGCCTGGTCAAGATGCGCCGGGCTGGAACCATCAATATCGTTGAACATCATTCAGACATTGACCGTCTGATCTGGACCGATCGGCATATTGCGTCCGCGCGCGAGGAATTCTGTTTTCTCGTGGTGCAGCGGCAGGGTCGGACACGTCTGTTTCAGAACGGGGCGGACAGCGTGATCGGCCCCGGCGACTGCGTGTTGGTGGACAGTTTGCGGCCGGTCGAATTTCGCTATGACAGTTCGGGCGTTGATCAATTGTCGTTTCATCTGCCACGCAGCCAGCTGGTGCAGCGGCTGTCGAGCCGTGATGTGCCTTGTGGTCATGTTCTCGGTGGCGGCAGCGGCAGCGGCGCGGTGCTCGTGGCCTTTGCCCGGGCGCTTTATGAGCAGGCATCAACCCTTGCCCATGATCAGACCGGGTTCAGCGACAGTCTGATCGATCTGCTGGTGGCGGCCTTGTCGAGTGGTGATCAGTCCCTTGATGGCGATAGCGGCGGCACGGCTGCCCTGCAACGTCGCCGCATCATGAGCTATCTTGAACAGAATTTGCAGGACCCGGACCTGAGCCCAGGCCGGGTGGCTGCGGATCTTGGCATTTCCATCCGTCATCTTCATCGCCTGTTCTCGGAAAGCGGGCAATCGGTGAGCGACTGGATCTGGCGGCAACGGCTCGATCGGGCGGCGCGCGATCTGGTGGAGCCGCGGTTGCGCGGGCGCAGTATTCTCGACATTGCCTTTGATTGGGGATTTAACGACGCGTCGCATTTTAGCCGCGCCTTTCGCGCCGTCCATGGGCGCTCCCCGCGCGAGCATCGGCGTCTGTCGACGGTTTGA
- a CDS encoding TonB-dependent receptor has protein sequence MIFSTGRIRVLCATTAFYGLAISAVTAQQTPAQSTLLEEIIVTSQKRQERLQDTPLSVTAFSGAAIKELGLTTSTDLAQQTPGLKIGTPVGEGNNPSITLRGVGLNDFNDNNESPVAVYIDDVYMGSLAGQTFQMFDLERVEVLRGPQGTLYGRNSTGGLINFISKRPTKEMDVYLEGSYGRHNDVRIETAIGGPLTERLQARASLAYTRADGYVTNRAGPDRNEKENLAYRLQLNADFTDDVSLLLNVHGARSHVKAPVYQHQGTGLDYNGDPCSIGQAQAGQCTDFFGYQDTDGDPFAGAYDRNGRFNLDTKGGFANLTWDFTDKITMTSITSYDEVKKLHEEDTDMSPFDRVDPTFRLKAHQFSEELRLNGDMGSVKWVAGGYYYHQKVNMPQDLRFGVDLDPTFFLQTLAKQKTSSIAGFGQVEWEFVPTLSLLAGLRYTKERKTYDYTQVDVLGSPELSGVPGTVLLDFNQATDGDLAVFDKGIWSGKGGLNWKPNDDILVFASVARGFKSGGFNAGFTSAGPEDIKYNDERLTSYELGLKSTFWDGRARFNVTGFYYDYKNLQALTFRDFSSFITNAANATVKGAEFELVANPLEGLDVNLGLSLIDSKVDGLTGADGETVNNRRLVLAPKTSFNALVRYSVPFENGSSLAAQVDMSYQTSIYFDIFNQPLSRGKGYDIWNGRLTYKFPGEKLELAVWGKNIFNKKYLVYTFDFTEQFGFNQLFYGQPAWYGATLTYRY, from the coding sequence ATGATCTTTTCCACGGGACGAATCCGCGTATTATGCGCGACCACGGCGTTTTATGGACTTGCGATATCTGCCGTGACGGCACAGCAGACGCCGGCTCAGTCGACGCTGCTTGAAGAAATCATCGTGACCTCGCAAAAGCGTCAGGAACGCCTGCAGGATACGCCGCTGTCGGTGACGGCCTTCTCGGGCGCAGCGATCAAGGAACTCGGACTCACCACCAGCACCGATCTCGCCCAGCAGACGCCGGGCTTGAAGATCGGCACCCCGGTCGGCGAAGGCAACAATCCTTCGATCACGCTGCGCGGCGTTGGTCTCAATGACTTCAACGACAACAACGAAAGCCCGGTCGCCGTTTATATCGACGACGTCTATATGGGGTCGCTGGCCGGTCAGACCTTCCAGATGTTCGATCTGGAACGGGTCGAAGTGCTGCGCGGGCCTCAGGGCACGCTTTATGGCCGTAATTCCACCGGCGGTCTGATCAATTTCATTTCAAAGCGCCCGACCAAGGAGATGGACGTCTATCTCGAAGGCAGCTATGGCCGTCATAATGATGTGCGTATCGAAACCGCCATCGGCGGCCCCCTCACGGAACGGTTGCAGGCTCGTGCTTCGCTCGCCTATACGCGCGCCGATGGTTACGTGACAAACCGTGCGGGCCCGGATCGCAATGAAAAAGAAAATCTCGCCTATCGCCTGCAGCTCAATGCCGATTTCACGGATGATGTGAGTCTGCTGTTGAATGTCCATGGTGCGCGCAGTCATGTGAAGGCGCCGGTCTATCAGCATCAGGGGACAGGGCTTGATTATAATGGTGATCCCTGCAGCATTGGCCAGGCGCAGGCCGGGCAATGCACGGATTTCTTCGGCTATCAGGACACCGACGGCGACCCCTTCGCCGGTGCCTATGACCGCAACGGCCGCTTCAATCTTGATACCAAGGGCGGCTTCGCCAATCTGACCTGGGATTTCACCGATAAGATCACTATGACTTCGATCACAAGCTATGACGAGGTCAAGAAGCTCCATGAAGAAGACACGGACATGAGTCCGTTCGACCGTGTCGATCCGACCTTCCGCTTGAAGGCCCATCAGTTCAGCGAGGAGCTGCGTCTGAATGGCGATATGGGCAGCGTTAAATGGGTAGCGGGCGGTTATTATTACCATCAGAAGGTCAATATGCCGCAGGACCTGCGGTTCGGGGTCGATCTCGATCCGACATTCTTCCTGCAGACACTGGCCAAGCAAAAGACCAGCTCGATCGCCGGTTTTGGACAGGTGGAATGGGAATTCGTGCCGACCTTGTCGCTGCTGGCCGGGCTTCGCTACACCAAAGAGAGAAAGACCTATGACTATACTCAGGTCGATGTGCTTGGATCGCCTGAACTTTCAGGGGTTCCGGGTACGGTCCTGCTTGACTTCAATCAAGCCACTGACGGTGATCTTGCGGTCTTTGACAAGGGAATCTGGTCGGGCAAGGGCGGTCTGAACTGGAAGCCCAATGACGATATTCTGGTCTTTGCAAGTGTGGCACGCGGCTTCAAATCCGGCGGTTTCAATGCGGGCTTCACGAGCGCCGGCCCCGAAGACATCAAATATAATGACGAACGGCTTACGTCCTATGAGCTTGGCTTGAAATCGACCTTCTGGGATGGCCGGGCGCGTTTCAATGTTACCGGGTTCTATTATGACTATAAGAACCTCCAGGCGCTGACCTTCCGCGATTTCTCGTCCTTCATCACCAACGCTGCGAACGCCACGGTGAAGGGGGCGGAATTCGAACTGGTGGCCAATCCGCTTGAGGGACTTGATGTCAATCTTGGCTTGAGCCTTATTGACAGTAAGGTGGATGGCCTGACCGGGGCCGATGGGGAGACGGTCAACAACCGTCGTCTGGTGCTCGCGCCGAAGACCTCGTTCAACGCGCTGGTGCGTTACAGCGTTCCGTTCGAGAATGGCAGTTCGCTCGCGGCGCAGGTCGATATGAGCTATCAGACCTCGATCTATTTCGACATTTTCAATCAGCCGTTGTCTCGTGGCAAAGGCTATGACATCTGGAACGGTCGCTTGACCTACAAGTTCCCGGGTGAAAAGCTTGAACTCGCGGTCTGGGGCAAGAATATCTTCAACAAGAAGTATCTGGTCTATACCTTTGACTTCACAGAGCAGTTCGGTTTCAACCAGTTATTCTACGGTCAGCCCGCCTGGTATGGCGCGACTTTGACCTATCGTTATTGA
- the peaA gene encoding quinohemoprotein amine dehydrogenase subunit alpha, whose translation MMADRRISGFVIASLLSVALGVMLASCGEKDKGTGSAENGALARQGHEIIKTVCVGCHEANDKGLPSRIGGARKSPEGWEMTLVRMMTFHGVELTADQRRAVVKYLSETQGLAPSESAPYRYALERRTNIVEKAADPDLQVMCARCHSYARVALQRRDAEEWKLLANMHLGQWPTIEYQMLSRDRDWWVDASTEVPKKLSKLYPFTTKAWDDWKLAKKQKPEGRWRVVTYMPGASSNMQGQAQNYVDGILSVKSKGDDAYEVTYELASDGRTVMSGTYGALVYSGYEWRARGKFDGRDFREVAAMSPDGNSMSGRWFWHNANEVGGYIQAVRMDKHISRIMGLNGEGLKRGQMGDVTILGVGLEGTVDLGPGIAVETVSSSPERITVRATVAIDAPLGRRDIRVGKTERAEAIGVYDTIDRIVVTPGYGVARVGGGGGHVVPVSAQFEAVAYSNGPDKKPGTKDDYRIGLVQADWHTEPHDATAAKMKDQLFAGKITPQGRFLPSQAGPNPDRYMSAGNFGDLNVVASITGSETTVVGKSHLIVTSPRWNNPPIY comes from the coding sequence ATGATGGCAGATCGGCGCATATCCGGATTTGTGATAGCTTCACTTCTAAGTGTGGCTTTGGGGGTTATGCTCGCGTCCTGCGGTGAAAAGGACAAGGGAACGGGGAGCGCGGAAAATGGCGCGCTCGCCCGTCAGGGGCATGAGATCATCAAAACGGTCTGTGTCGGCTGTCATGAAGCCAATGACAAAGGCCTGCCAAGCCGGATCGGCGGTGCGCGCAAGTCTCCCGAAGGTTGGGAGATGACGCTGGTGCGCATGATGACGTTCCATGGCGTCGAGCTGACGGCGGATCAGCGCCGCGCCGTGGTCAAATATCTCAGCGAGACCCAGGGGCTCGCGCCGTCGGAATCAGCGCCCTATCGCTATGCGCTCGAACGTCGCACCAATATTGTTGAAAAAGCCGCGGATCCGGATTTGCAGGTGATGTGCGCACGCTGTCATTCCTATGCCCGCGTGGCTTTGCAACGCCGCGATGCCGAGGAATGGAAACTGCTCGCCAATATGCATCTCGGGCAGTGGCCGACCATCGAATATCAGATGTTGTCGCGGGATCGTGACTGGTGGGTCGATGCCTCGACCGAAGTGCCAAAGAAATTGTCCAAGCTTTACCCCTTCACGACCAAGGCTTGGGACGACTGGAAACTGGCCAAGAAACAGAAACCCGAAGGCCGCTGGCGTGTGGTGACCTATATGCCCGGCGCAAGCTCGAATATGCAGGGGCAGGCGCAGAATTATGTGGACGGCATCCTGTCGGTGAAGTCGAAGGGCGATGACGCCTATGAAGTGACCTATGAACTCGCAAGCGATGGCCGCACCGTCATGTCGGGGACTTATGGCGCGCTTGTGTATAGTGGCTATGAATGGCGGGCGCGCGGCAAGTTCGACGGCCGTGACTTCCGTGAAGTGGCAGCCATGTCGCCCGACGGCAACAGCATGAGCGGGCGCTGGTTCTGGCATAACGCCAATGAAGTCGGTGGCTATATTCAAGCCGTGCGCATGGATAAACATATCTCGCGCATCATGGGCCTGAATGGCGAGGGCCTGAAGCGCGGACAGATGGGCGATGTCACCATCCTCGGGGTTGGGCTTGAGGGCACCGTCGATCTCGGCCCGGGCATCGCTGTTGAAACCGTGTCCAGCTCTCCGGAACGGATTACTGTTCGGGCGACGGTGGCGATTGATGCGCCGCTTGGCCGTCGCGATATTCGCGTCGGCAAGACGGAGCGGGCGGAGGCCATTGGGGTCTATGACACCATAGACCGCATCGTGGTGACGCCGGGCTATGGGGTTGCTCGTGTCGGTGGCGGCGGCGGTCATGTGGTGCCGGTGTCAGCACAGTTCGAGGCCGTGGCTTACAGCAATGGCCCGGACAAGAAGCCCGGCACCAAGGATGATTACCGCATTGGTCTCGTGCAGGCGGACTGGCATACGGAACCCCATGATGCTACTGCGGCCAAGATGAAGGATCAGCTTTTTGCCGGCAAGATCACGCCGCAGGGCCGCTTCCTGCCGTCACAGGCCGGACCTAACCCCGACCGTTATATGAGTGCGGGTAACTTCGGTGATTTGAATGTGGTTGCCAGCATCACCGGCAGCGAGACGACGGTTGTTGGCAAAAGCCATCTGATTGTCACCTCGCCGCGCTGGAACAATCCGCCGATTTATTGA